The Deinobacterium chartae genome includes a window with the following:
- the paaD gene encoding 1,2-phenylacetyl-CoA epoxidase subunit PaaD: MVNPLARPSEREVWDALARVLDPEIPVVNVVEMGIVRAVHLEEGRARVTITPTFSACPALHVIRDEVAAAVRALGLEVSVQSVISPPWTTDWISPEARRKLEAYGIAPPTPAGDTPLIALEANPPRCPRCGSFNTAVKNTFGPTLCKTIHVCNACREPFEAFKTV, from the coding sequence GTGGTAAACCCGCTGGCCCGCCCCAGCGAGCGCGAGGTCTGGGACGCGCTCGCCCGGGTGCTTGACCCCGAGATTCCGGTGGTGAACGTGGTCGAGATGGGGATCGTGCGCGCGGTGCACCTCGAGGAGGGCCGCGCCCGCGTGACCATCACCCCCACCTTCTCGGCCTGTCCGGCCCTGCACGTCATCCGCGACGAGGTCGCAGCGGCGGTGCGGGCACTCGGCCTCGAGGTGAGCGTGCAGAGCGTGATCTCGCCGCCGTGGACCACCGACTGGATCAGCCCCGAGGCGCGGCGCAAGCTCGAGGCCTACGGCATCGCCCCGCCCACGCCCGCCGGGGACACGCCGCTGATCGCCCTCGAGGCGAACCCGCCGCGCTGCCCCCGCTGCGGCTCATTCAATACCGCCGTCAAGAACACCTTCGGGCCGACGCTGTGCAAGACCATTCACGTCTGCAACGCCTGCCGCGAGCCTTTCGAGGCCTTCAAGACCGTCTGA